A DNA window from Sebaldella sp. S0638 contains the following coding sequences:
- a CDS encoding NADH-ubiquinone oxidoreductase-F iron-sulfur binding region domain-containing protein, with amino-acid sequence MRSSISKERNYKKQVLVCCGVNCLTSGNDIILEKFQSRIKEMNLDSEINVTKTGCFGFCARGPIVEILPDKIFYTEITLDDVDKIIDKHLLKNQEIEELLYTNPLTKEKIGKPKHMDFYKKQKKIALRNCGIINPESIDDYVLADGYTALDKALKMTPEEVVEIVKNSGLRGRGGAGFPTGKKWEIALHNEAPEKYVVCNADEGDPGAFMDRSILEDDPHSIVEAMAICGYAIGAEYGLVYIRAEYPNAMKVIAKAIKDARSHGFLGKNIYNTNFSFDIQLKYGAGAFVCGEETALIRSMMGKRGEPVNKPPFPAERGYKNSPTNVNNVETLANIPVIIKRGAEWFRSFGTENSPGTKVFALAGKINNTGLIEVPMGTTLREIIYEIGGGIKNGKRFKAVQTGGPSGGCLTIDDLDTSIDFDSLTAKGSMMGSGGMIIMDEDNCMPAMAKFYLDFTVDESCGKCTPCRIGNKRLLEILKRITSGEGTEDDLYTLKELSLIIKDSALCGLGQTAPNPVLSTLDKFWDEYIAHVRDKKCPSGQCRALIKYVINNKCIGCTLCARICPESCITGSPKQRHYIDTEKCIKCGSCYEACKFHAIDRV; translated from the coding sequence ATGAGGAGCAGTATTTCCAAGGAAAGAAATTACAAAAAGCAGGTACTTGTCTGCTGTGGAGTAAACTGCCTCACTTCAGGAAACGACATAATTCTGGAAAAATTCCAGAGCAGAATAAAAGAAATGAATCTGGACAGTGAAATTAACGTGACCAAAACAGGCTGTTTCGGATTTTGTGCCAGAGGCCCTATTGTAGAAATCCTTCCGGACAAAATCTTTTATACTGAAATAACACTGGACGATGTTGATAAAATTATAGATAAACACCTCTTAAAGAATCAGGAAATCGAAGAACTTTTATACACCAATCCACTCACCAAAGAAAAAATTGGCAAACCAAAACACATGGACTTTTACAAAAAACAAAAAAAAATCGCACTTAGAAACTGCGGTATTATTAATCCTGAAAGCATTGATGACTATGTTTTGGCAGATGGTTACACTGCATTAGACAAAGCTCTGAAAATGACTCCTGAAGAAGTCGTGGAAATTGTGAAGAATTCAGGACTAAGAGGGCGCGGAGGTGCCGGCTTTCCCACAGGAAAAAAATGGGAAATAGCTCTTCATAATGAAGCTCCAGAAAAATATGTAGTCTGTAATGCTGATGAAGGTGATCCCGGTGCATTTATGGACAGGTCTATTCTTGAAGACGATCCTCACTCAATAGTGGAAGCTATGGCTATCTGCGGTTATGCCATAGGTGCTGAATATGGTCTTGTATATATCAGGGCAGAATATCCAAATGCTATGAAAGTGATTGCTAAAGCTATAAAAGATGCAAGAAGCCATGGATTTCTCGGAAAAAATATTTATAATACTAACTTTAGTTTTGATATTCAGCTCAAATACGGTGCAGGTGCTTTTGTCTGCGGTGAAGAAACTGCTCTTATCCGTTCTATGATGGGAAAAAGAGGTGAACCTGTGAACAAACCTCCGTTCCCCGCAGAGAGAGGTTACAAAAATTCTCCTACCAATGTCAATAATGTAGAGACTTTGGCTAATATCCCCGTTATTATAAAAAGGGGAGCCGAATGGTTCAGATCTTTTGGTACTGAAAATTCACCTGGAACAAAAGTATTTGCCCTTGCGGGAAAAATCAACAATACCGGTCTTATAGAAGTTCCTATGGGAACTACATTAAGAGAAATTATATACGAAATAGGCGGAGGCATTAAAAACGGAAAAAGATTCAAAGCCGTGCAGACAGGAGGTCCGTCAGGGGGATGTCTTACTATTGATGATCTTGACACTTCTATAGATTTCGACAGTCTTACGGCTAAAGGTTCTATGATGGGTTCCGGAGGTATGATTATCATGGATGAAGATAACTGTATGCCTGCCATGGCAAAATTTTATCTGGATTTTACAGTTGATGAATCCTGTGGAAAATGTACTCCGTGCAGAATAGGAAATAAAAGGCTTCTTGAAATATTAAAAAGAATAACAAGCGGTGAAGGAACTGAAGATGACCTGTATACACTGAAAGAGCTTTCACTTATTATAAAAGATTCTGCTTTATGCGGCCTTGGGCAGACAGCGCCGAATCCTGTGCTTTCCACCCTTGATAAATTCTGGGATGAATATATTGCCCATGTAAGAGATAAAAAATGCCCTTCCGGACAATGCAGGGCTTTAATAAAATATGTAATTAATAATAAGTGTATAGGATGTACACTGTGTGCAAGAATCTGTCCGGAATCCTGCATTACAGGAAGCCCGAAACAAAGACATTATATAGATACCGAAAAATGCATTAAGTGCGGTTCTTGTTATGAAGCATGTAAATTTCACGCAATTGACAGAGTCTAA
- a CDS encoding NADH-dependent [FeFe] hydrogenase, group A6 codes for MKHDLITLTIDHKTVEVPEGTTILAAAKSVGISIPTLCYLNLADFGCVNTPSSCRMCLVEVEGRRNLAPACVTTVTDKMVISTNSVRALKTRKTMLELLLSDHPKECLTCQKSGNCELQNLADRFSIRDIKLKGEQSTYRLDISKSLIRDMDKCIMCRRCETMCNEVQTVGVLSAINRGFESVIATAMEINLNDSVCTYCGQCAAVCPTGALVENDSTWDVVTALGDPEKTVIVQTAPSVRAALGEEFGLEPGTLVTGKMVAALRNLGFDKVFDTDFGADLTIMEEASEFLDRLTRHLAGDTSVKLPILTSCCPAWVNFFEHNFSDLLDVPSTSKSPMQMFSAVVKNVYAQELGVDRKNLVVVSVMPCLAKKYEASRDEFSIGNDYDTDIVLSTRELAKLIKQYNIEFSLLEDEEFDNPLGESTGAGVIFGRTGGVIEAALRTAADWYTKEYLKDIDYTQVRGFEGVRSADVKIGDLDLKIGIAHGLGDARKLLEEVRAGKSVYHAIEIMACKGGCIGGGGQPYHHGNTAILKKRTEALKIEDESKKIRKSHENPFIIKLYKEYFGEPLSHRSHELLHTRYFKKHKI; via the coding sequence ATGAAACATGATTTAATCACTCTGACTATAGATCACAAAACTGTGGAAGTACCGGAAGGTACTACTATACTTGCAGCAGCCAAAAGTGTCGGTATCAGTATTCCTACTCTCTGTTACCTGAATCTTGCAGACTTTGGCTGTGTAAATACCCCGTCTTCATGCAGGATGTGCCTTGTAGAAGTAGAAGGCAGAAGAAATCTCGCCCCTGCATGTGTTACTACTGTTACGGACAAAATGGTAATCAGCACTAATTCCGTGAGAGCATTAAAAACCAGAAAGACTATGCTGGAGCTGCTTCTTTCAGACCATCCCAAAGAATGCCTCACATGCCAGAAATCCGGAAACTGTGAATTACAGAATCTTGCTGACAGATTTTCTATAAGGGATATAAAGCTGAAAGGTGAGCAATCTACTTACAGGCTTGATATATCCAAGTCTCTTATACGTGACATGGACAAATGTATAATGTGCCGCCGTTGTGAGACAATGTGTAATGAAGTCCAGACTGTAGGAGTCTTATCAGCAATTAACAGGGGCTTTGAATCTGTTATTGCCACTGCTATGGAAATCAATCTAAACGACTCTGTATGTACATACTGCGGTCAATGTGCTGCTGTGTGTCCTACAGGAGCTTTAGTGGAAAATGACTCTACATGGGATGTTGTCACAGCTTTGGGAGACCCTGAAAAAACAGTAATTGTTCAAACAGCTCCTTCTGTAAGAGCGGCTCTGGGAGAAGAATTCGGATTAGAGCCCGGTACGCTTGTTACGGGAAAAATGGTAGCAGCTCTTCGAAATCTTGGTTTTGATAAAGTATTTGATACCGACTTCGGTGCTGATCTTACTATTATGGAAGAAGCTTCCGAATTTTTAGACAGATTAACACGTCATCTTGCAGGTGACACCAGTGTAAAGCTCCCCATTCTTACTTCCTGCTGTCCTGCATGGGTAAACTTCTTTGAACACAATTTCAGCGATCTTTTGGATGTTCCTTCTACTTCAAAGTCTCCTATGCAGATGTTCAGTGCTGTTGTAAAAAATGTCTATGCTCAGGAGCTTGGCGTTGACAGAAAAAATCTTGTTGTTGTTTCGGTTATGCCTTGCCTTGCCAAAAAATATGAAGCAAGCAGGGATGAATTTTCAATAGGAAATGATTATGATACTGATATTGTTCTTTCTACAAGAGAACTTGCCAAATTAATAAAGCAGTATAATATAGAATTCAGTCTGCTGGAAGATGAAGAATTTGACAATCCCCTTGGCGAATCAACTGGTGCAGGTGTTATTTTCGGAAGAACAGGCGGAGTTATTGAAGCAGCTCTGAGAACAGCTGCTGACTGGTACACTAAAGAATACCTGAAAGATATTGATTATACTCAGGTCAGAGGATTCGAAGGAGTACGGAGTGCTGATGTAAAAATCGGAGATCTGGATCTGAAAATAGGTATAGCCCATGGCCTTGGAGATGCAAGAAAACTTCTTGAAGAAGTGAGAGCTGGTAAATCTGTATATCATGCTATAGAAATAATGGCATGTAAAGGCGGATGTATCGGAGGCGGCGGTCAACCTTACCACCATGGAAATACTGCTATCTTAAAGAAAAGAACCGAAGCACTTAAAATAGAAGATGAGTCTAAAAAAATAAGAAAATCTCATGAAAATCCTTTTATTATAAAACTATACAAAGAATACTTCGGTGAACCGCTCAGCCACAGATCCCATGAATTACTGCATACAAGATATTTTAAAAAACATAAGATATAA
- a CDS encoding glycerate kinase — protein sequence MKVVAAIDSFKGSMTSLEVSEAFEKGVKKVYKDAEFLKIPLADGGEGTVKALIDNLDGKMVNIKVKDPLMRDVDSFYGISGDGKTAVIEMAAASGLPLLDSDERDPMKATTFGTGELIKDALEKGCREFIIGIGGSATNDAGIGMLSALGYIFLDENGDELNPNGENLLKIKSFRDNKVMKEVSEAKFLIACDVDNPFYGSNGAAYVYGKQKGATEEMIKILDKGMENFSNVIKNIKKTDISNISGAGAAGGLGGAFMAFFNSELKPGIDIITEKIELEKSIKGSDYVITGEGRIDFQTAMGKTPSGVAKLAKKYGIPVIAIGGSVDDEIGNIYECGITAAFSIIDSPMTLNEAMDTKNAQRLVEKTAEQIFRVIKSNEKK from the coding sequence GTGAAAGTAGTAGCAGCAATAGATTCATTTAAAGGCAGTATGACATCGTTGGAAGTGTCAGAAGCTTTTGAAAAAGGTGTAAAAAAGGTATATAAAGATGCCGAATTCCTAAAAATCCCTCTTGCAGACGGTGGAGAAGGTACAGTAAAAGCGCTGATAGATAACTTGGACGGAAAAATGGTCAATATAAAGGTAAAAGACCCATTAATGCGTGATGTAGATTCATTTTACGGTATTTCCGGAGACGGGAAAACAGCTGTAATAGAAATGGCAGCAGCAAGCGGTCTGCCCCTCCTTGATTCAGACGAACGTGATCCTATGAAAGCCACTACATTCGGAACAGGGGAATTGATAAAAGATGCTCTTGAAAAAGGATGCCGTGAGTTTATAATAGGAATAGGCGGAAGTGCTACCAATGATGCAGGAATAGGAATGCTTTCAGCTCTTGGATATATATTTCTGGATGAAAACGGGGATGAGTTAAATCCAAACGGAGAAAATCTCCTGAAGATAAAAAGCTTTAGAGATAATAAAGTAATGAAAGAAGTATCCGAGGCAAAATTTTTGATAGCATGTGATGTGGATAACCCTTTTTACGGATCTAATGGTGCCGCCTATGTGTATGGAAAACAAAAAGGCGCTACTGAAGAGATGATAAAAATACTTGATAAAGGTATGGAAAATTTTTCAAATGTAATAAAAAACATAAAAAAAACTGATATTTCCAATATTTCGGGAGCAGGGGCAGCAGGCGGGCTCGGAGGTGCATTTATGGCTTTTTTCAATTCGGAATTAAAACCGGGAATAGATATTATAACTGAGAAAATAGAACTGGAAAAAAGTATAAAAGGTTCGGACTATGTTATTACAGGAGAAGGAAGAATAGATTTTCAGACAGCAATGGGAAAAACACCTTCCGGTGTGGCAAAGCTGGCGAAAAAGTATGGAATTCCCGTTATAGCAATCGGCGGAAGCGTTGATGACGAGATCGGGAATATATATGAATGTGGAATTACAGCAGCTTTTTCAATAATAGATTCGCCGATGACTCTTAATGAGGCAATGGACACAAAAAATGCACAGAGATTAGTGGAAAAAACAGCTGAACAAATATTCAGAGTTATAAAATCAAATGAAAAAAAATAA
- a CDS encoding FadR/GntR family transcriptional regulator, which produces MDDKVGKVFNYVQEKILTGEWDVGDKITPEISLSKELGVSRSVVREAIKKFVALNILSRTQGGGTYVNNLTPNIYFNDIIPNISLNLDGYLEILEVRKALDPLAVSVAMANNCSILTAELIPIVEKMMEYKDLNKEFYEWDMEFHKKIAECTDNELMTRLYDIISQLLKIHGRRNIERGNSENQERLEEHIKILNAIRENDIETAKIFSIRHVESSINEVKENM; this is translated from the coding sequence ATGGATGATAAGGTTGGAAAAGTATTTAACTATGTACAGGAAAAAATTTTAACGGGCGAATGGGATGTCGGTGACAAAATAACGCCGGAAATATCTCTTTCCAAAGAGCTGGGCGTTAGCCGTTCAGTGGTGAGAGAAGCAATAAAAAAGTTTGTTGCTTTGAATATACTCTCAAGAACACAAGGTGGGGGGACTTACGTAAATAATCTTACACCTAATATTTATTTTAATGATATCATACCGAATATTTCACTTAATTTGGACGGATATCTGGAAATACTGGAAGTGAGGAAAGCTCTGGATCCATTGGCAGTGAGTGTGGCGATGGCGAATAATTGCAGTATTTTAACAGCGGAACTTATACCAATAGTAGAAAAGATGATGGAATATAAGGATTTAAACAAGGAATTTTATGAATGGGATATGGAATTCCATAAGAAAATTGCAGAATGTACTGATAATGAACTAATGACAAGACTGTATGACATAATATCGCAATTGCTGAAAATTCACGGACGAAGAAATATCGAAAGAGGAAACAGCGAAAATCAGGAAAGACTCGAAGAGCATATAAAAATTCTTAATGCTATAAGAGAGAATGACATTGAGACGGCAAAAATCTTTTCTATAAGACATGTAGAAAGTTCAATAAATGAAGTTAAAGAAAATATGTAA
- the rfaD gene encoding ADP-glyceromanno-heptose 6-epimerase, with translation MIIVTGAAGFIGSAFVWQLNTMGMEDIIVSDKLRTEDKWLNLAKRKYYDWVDKDELFNYLETTDEKITAIIHMGACSATTEKDMDFLMDNNYEYTKKLWDYAIKKDAVFVYASSAATYGDGELGYDDEIDLEGHTTLRPLNKYGYSKKIFDVWALKQKKTPKKWFGLKFFNVYGPQEYHKGRMASMVFHAFNQYNAEKGVKLFKSHKEGYKDGYQLRDFVYIKDVTNVMYFLMKEEGAPNGVYNLGTGGARAFYELAKLTVESMNGDINGIKFVDMPEDLRGKYQYFTEAKMEKLKKAGYNAGFTSLEEGIKDYVQNYLMKEDKYL, from the coding sequence ATGATAATAGTGACAGGAGCTGCAGGATTTATAGGAAGTGCTTTTGTATGGCAGCTGAATACAATGGGAATGGAAGATATAATAGTTTCTGATAAACTCAGAACAGAAGATAAATGGCTGAACCTCGCTAAGAGAAAATATTACGACTGGGTAGATAAAGATGAATTATTTAATTATCTGGAAACAACAGATGAAAAAATAACGGCAATTATCCACATGGGAGCATGTTCGGCAACAACTGAAAAAGATATGGATTTCCTTATGGACAACAATTATGAGTATACTAAAAAGCTTTGGGATTATGCAATAAAAAAAGATGCGGTTTTCGTATATGCAAGCAGTGCTGCTACATATGGAGACGGCGAGCTTGGATATGATGATGAAATAGATCTCGAAGGTCATACTACATTAAGACCTCTGAATAAATACGGTTATTCAAAAAAGATTTTTGATGTGTGGGCATTAAAGCAGAAGAAAACTCCGAAAAAATGGTTCGGATTGAAATTCTTTAATGTATACGGACCTCAGGAATATCATAAGGGGAGAATGGCGAGTATGGTTTTTCACGCATTTAACCAATATAATGCAGAAAAAGGCGTAAAACTTTTTAAGTCACATAAAGAAGGATATAAGGACGGGTATCAGCTTAGAGACTTTGTATATATAAAAGATGTTACAAACGTAATGTATTTCCTTATGAAAGAAGAAGGAGCACCTAACGGGGTATATAATCTGGGAACAGGCGGAGCAAGAGCTTTTTACGAACTGGCAAAATTAACCGTGGAATCAATGAACGGGGATATCAACGGAATAAAATTCGTAGATATGCCTGAAGATTTAAGAGGAAAATATCAGTATTTTACAGAAGCAAAGATGGAAAAACTGAAAAAAGCCGGATACAATGCAGGATTTACATCTTTGGAAGAGGGGATAAAGGATTATGTACAGAATTATCTCATGAAAGAAGATAAGTATCTGTAA
- a CDS encoding nucleoside 2-deoxyribosyltransferase, with protein MKIYFAGSVRGGREKRKEFEMIIGRLKEYGKVLTEHISEPDEEKFVYHQTDREIYEQDINWLRESDVMVAEVSILSIGVGYEIGYADAMDKNIICLYDQSSEKQLSAMIRGNHKIKILEYSDINEALERLAKIFAGEV; from the coding sequence ATGAAAATATATTTTGCAGGCTCAGTAAGAGGCGGAAGAGAAAAAAGAAAAGAATTTGAGATGATAATAGGAAGATTAAAAGAATACGGAAAGGTTCTTACAGAGCATATATCAGAGCCTGATGAAGAAAAATTCGTGTATCATCAGACAGACAGGGAGATTTATGAGCAGGATATAAACTGGCTGAGAGAAAGTGACGTAATGGTAGCCGAAGTATCAATACTTTCTATAGGAGTGGGATATGAAATAGGTTATGCCGATGCAATGGATAAGAATATAATATGTCTTTATGACCAAAGTTCGGAGAAGCAATTATCCGCAATGATCAGAGGAAACCATAAGATAAAAATACTTGAATATAGTGATATAAATGAAGCACTGGAAAGATTAGCCAAAATATTTGCCGGGGAGGTATAA
- a CDS encoding PHP domain-containing protein yields the protein MTDLHMHSLYSDGTFTVPELVKRAVEKGIKILSLTDHDTVEGLGEARKECMENNIKFISGIEISTEYMGKEVHILGYFVDENDENLIRFSKEMKQARINRNEKAIKILNDHGIEITKEDTFREAEGEIISRTHLARALIAKGYVADVKEAFEKYLGSNGLAYVPKSNMNPFDGIEIIKKSRGLAFLAHPKLIGLDEDAFVQLVKDMKDNGLDGIETYYSLFSEEDIKYFEKTSEKFSLIKSAGSDFHGENRKGVDIGDNYAPKELFYIWDELYEQKNKH from the coding sequence ATGACTGATCTCCATATGCATTCGCTGTATTCAGACGGAACTTTCACTGTCCCCGAATTAGTAAAAAGAGCTGTGGAAAAGGGCATAAAAATATTGTCGCTTACTGATCATGACACTGTGGAAGGGCTTGGCGAGGCTAGAAAAGAATGCATGGAAAATAACATAAAATTCATAAGCGGGATAGAAATATCCACGGAATACATGGGGAAAGAAGTACATATACTCGGCTACTTCGTAGATGAAAACGATGAAAACCTGATAAGATTTTCCAAAGAAATGAAACAGGCAAGAATCAACAGAAATGAAAAAGCCATAAAGATACTGAATGACCATGGGATAGAAATTACAAAAGAAGATACATTCCGTGAGGCAGAAGGGGAGATTATAAGCAGGACACATCTTGCAAGGGCTTTGATAGCAAAGGGATATGTGGCTGATGTAAAAGAAGCATTCGAAAAATATCTCGGCTCAAACGGCCTTGCCTATGTTCCAAAATCGAACATGAATCCTTTTGACGGAATTGAAATAATAAAAAAGAGCAGAGGGTTGGCGTTTTTAGCCCACCCGAAGCTTATAGGACTGGATGAAGATGCTTTTGTCCAGCTGGTAAAAGATATGAAAGATAACGGACTGGACGGAATAGAAACATACTACTCGTTATTTTCAGAAGAGGATATAAAATACTTTGAAAAAACATCAGAAAAATTTTCTCTTATAAAAAGTGCGGGATCGGATTTTCACGGTGAAAACAGAAAAGGCGTGGATATAGGAGATAATTACGCACCAAAAGAACTTTTTTACATCTGGGATGAGCTTTATGAACAAAAAAATAAACATTAA
- the secA gene encoding preprotein translocase subunit SecA, translating to MLNAVANKIFGTSDEREVKKLMKKVEAINALEPKIEKLTDFELKGKTEEFKIRFEGGEDLDDILPEAFAVAREGAKRVLRMRHYDVQLIGGMILHSGRIAEMKTGEGKTLMATLAIYLNALTSKGVHIITVNDYLAQRDMEIMRPLYNFLGLSVGVIVNGISNEDRKRSYASDITYGTNNEFGFDYLRDNMVHNIKEKVQRVHHYAIVDEIDSILIDEARTPLIISGAAEETTHWYNVFAKVVLQLKRSVKTEKIKDKKNTVIPEEDYEDYEVDEKQHNVTMTEKGIKNVERILNIENLYSPEHVELTHFLAQALKAKELFKLDRDYIINEDDEVIIVDEFTGRLMEGRRYSDGLHQAIEAKENLEVAGENQTLATITLQNYFRMYEKLSGMTGTAKTEEDEFKQIYKLGVVAIPTNKPVIRKDFSDVIYITKRAKYDAIVEKIKELYENGQPILVGTASIQNSEDLSKLLKKARIPHDVLNAKQHTREAEIIAQAGRYKAVTIATNMAGRGTDIKLGGDPESLALKTTDRGTPEFRELVDQYQGECEENKEKVVAAGGLFILGTERHESRRIDNQLRGRAGRQGDPGASEFYLSLEDDLMRLFGGDRLQNMMASLKVEEHEEIRNKFITRAVEGAQKRVESRNFSIRKNLLEYDDINNKQREVVYAQRDLVLRNEDLKDLIISMMKETVEDFIDNALSGDSRDDWNFDYLVDNLRDSYNYHVPELYLDMERNKMKAEIIQDLLDRYNNKEREIGSEQFRDVERYIMLEVLDQRWRENLKNLTELREGIYLRSYGQKNPINEYKIISTDLYNEMIDGIKREVSSFLMKLRFKTEEEMEAEERAQGLESVHQEIEEAEEVGDALEKAESEMLNVSRKKRRELERQNHKGRR from the coding sequence ATGTTAAACGCAGTCGCAAACAAAATATTCGGGACTTCTGACGAGAGAGAAGTAAAAAAATTAATGAAAAAAGTAGAGGCGATAAATGCCCTCGAACCAAAAATAGAAAAGCTTACAGATTTTGAACTAAAAGGAAAAACAGAAGAATTCAAAATAAGATTTGAAGGCGGAGAAGACCTTGATGATATACTGCCGGAAGCGTTTGCCGTGGCAAGAGAAGGTGCAAAAAGAGTACTTAGAATGCGTCATTATGATGTACAGCTTATTGGTGGAATGATTCTTCACAGCGGAAGAATAGCAGAAATGAAAACCGGGGAAGGAAAAACCCTGATGGCGACACTTGCTATTTATCTTAACGCACTTACAAGCAAGGGTGTGCATATAATAACTGTAAATGACTATCTTGCACAGCGGGATATGGAAATAATGAGACCCCTTTATAATTTTCTGGGACTGTCTGTAGGTGTAATAGTAAACGGTATATCAAACGAAGACAGAAAAAGATCATATGCATCTGATATTACTTATGGTACGAATAATGAATTTGGTTTTGATTATTTAAGGGATAATATGGTTCATAATATCAAAGAAAAAGTACAAAGAGTACATCACTATGCAATAGTCGATGAAATAGATTCGATTCTGATAGATGAGGCAAGAACCCCTCTGATAATTTCAGGAGCAGCTGAAGAAACTACACACTGGTATAATGTTTTTGCCAAAGTAGTATTACAGCTGAAAAGAAGTGTGAAAACAGAAAAAATAAAAGATAAGAAAAATACTGTTATACCTGAGGAAGATTACGAAGATTATGAAGTAGACGAGAAACAGCACAATGTAACAATGACTGAGAAAGGTATAAAAAACGTAGAAAGAATACTTAATATAGAAAACCTTTACTCACCTGAACACGTAGAGCTTACGCACTTTTTGGCTCAGGCACTGAAAGCTAAGGAACTGTTCAAACTGGACAGGGATTATATAATAAATGAAGATGACGAAGTAATAATAGTAGATGAATTCACAGGAAGACTAATGGAAGGAAGAAGATATTCAGACGGTCTTCACCAGGCAATTGAAGCAAAGGAAAATCTGGAAGTAGCAGGGGAAAACCAGACACTTGCCACAATTACACTTCAAAATTACTTCAGAATGTATGAGAAACTGTCAGGAATGACGGGTACGGCAAAAACTGAGGAAGATGAATTTAAGCAGATATATAAACTGGGTGTTGTAGCAATACCTACGAATAAACCTGTTATAAGAAAAGATTTTTCTGATGTTATTTACATTACAAAAAGAGCAAAATACGATGCAATAGTAGAAAAAATAAAAGAACTTTACGAGAACGGACAGCCGATACTGGTGGGAACAGCTTCGATACAGAACTCCGAAGATCTGTCAAAACTGCTGAAAAAAGCAAGAATCCCGCATGATGTCCTGAATGCCAAGCAGCATACAAGAGAAGCGGAAATAATAGCACAGGCAGGTAGATATAAAGCAGTAACAATAGCAACAAATATGGCAGGAAGAGGAACGGATATAAAACTGGGAGGAGATCCGGAATCTCTTGCATTAAAAACTACAGACAGAGGAACTCCTGAATTCAGAGAACTGGTAGATCAGTATCAGGGAGAATGTGAGGAAAACAAGGAAAAAGTCGTAGCAGCAGGGGGACTATTTATATTAGGAACAGAAAGACATGAAAGCAGACGTATAGATAACCAGCTTAGAGGACGGGCAGGACGTCAGGGAGATCCGGGAGCATCTGAATTTTATCTGTCACTTGAAGATGATCTAATGAGACTGTTCGGCGGAGACAGACTGCAAAACATGATGGCTTCGTTAAAAGTAGAAGAACACGAGGAAATAAGAAATAAATTCATCACAAGAGCAGTAGAAGGAGCACAAAAAAGAGTAGAAAGCAGAAACTTTTCAATAAGAAAAAATCTGCTTGAATATGATGATATTAATAATAAACAAAGAGAAGTAGTATATGCACAAAGAGACCTTGTTCTGAGAAATGAGGATCTGAAAGACCTGATTATTTCCATGATGAAAGAAACTGTAGAGGACTTCATAGATAATGCACTTTCAGGAGACTCAAGAGATGACTGGAATTTTGATTATCTGGTGGATAATCTTAGAGACAGCTATAACTATCATGTACCTGAACTGTACCTTGATATGGAAAGAAATAAAATGAAAGCTGAAATTATTCAGGATCTTCTTGACAGATATAATAATAAAGAGAGAGAAATTGGTTCTGAACAGTTCAGAGATGTAGAAAGATACATAATGCTGGAAGTACTGGATCAGAGATGGAGAGAAAATCTGAAAAACCTTACAGAACTGAGAGAAGGAATATATCTGAGATCATACGGGCAAAAGAATCCGATTAATGAATATAAAATAATCAGTACTGATCTTTATAATGAAATGATAGACGGTATAAAGAGAGAAGTAAGCTCATTCCTGATGAAGCTGAGATTCAAAACTGAAGAAGAGATGGAAGCGGAGGAAAGAGCACAGGGATTAGAGTCTGTACATCAGGAGATAGAAGAAGCCGAAGAAGTGGGAGATGCACTTGAAAAGGCTGAAAGTGAAATGCTTAATGTTTCGAGAAAGAAAAGAAGAGAACTGGAAAGACAGAATCATAAAGGAAGAAGGTAA